One genomic region from Streptomyces sp. NBC_01431 encodes:
- a CDS encoding DUF1707 SHOCT-like domain-containing protein: protein MDLEKHAQPDPAEPAKADLVKHAEPPALRASDADRDRTADILRDALAEGRLDAQEHSDRIEAVYRAKTVGELEPLVQDLPAPGGRRRPALAPDPREVEEAGTAVAENLIAVFSASTRKGRWRVGRRTNAFSLFGSVEIDLTEALFEQRLTVINATAIFGNVEVRVPENLTLRGSGTGVFGNFEVSTLEAEDPEAPVVVVNGYSVFGNIEAKPRRGKRIADLHDRLRKRLES, encoded by the coding sequence GTGGACCTCGAAAAGCACGCTCAGCCGGACCCCGCGGAGCCCGCGAAGGCCGACCTCGTCAAGCATGCCGAGCCCCCGGCACTGCGGGCTTCCGACGCCGACCGGGACCGGACCGCCGACATCCTGCGCGACGCCCTCGCCGAGGGCCGCCTCGACGCCCAGGAACACTCCGATCGCATCGAGGCGGTCTATCGCGCTAAGACCGTGGGCGAACTCGAACCCCTGGTCCAGGACCTCCCGGCGCCGGGAGGCCGGCGCCGTCCGGCTCTCGCGCCGGACCCGCGCGAGGTCGAGGAGGCCGGAACGGCCGTCGCCGAGAACCTGATCGCGGTGTTCTCCGCCTCCACCCGCAAGGGCCGCTGGCGGGTCGGGCGGCGCACCAACGCCTTCTCGCTGTTCGGCAGCGTCGAGATCGACCTGACCGAGGCGCTGTTCGAGCAGCGCCTCACCGTCATCAACGCGACTGCGATTTTCGGCAATGTGGAAGTCCGGGTCCCGGAGAACCTGACCCTGCGCGGCAGCGGCACCGGGGTGTTCGGCAACTTCGAGGTCTCCACCCTGGAGGCCGAGGATCCTGAGGCGCCGGTGGTCGTCGTCAATGGATATTCGGTCTTCGGCAACATCGAGGCCAAGCCCAGGCGGGGCAAGCGCATCGCCGATCTCCACGACCGGCTGCGCAAGCGCCTCGAATCCTGA